A portion of the Chondrinema litorale genome contains these proteins:
- a CDS encoding response regulator, producing MIKVFIVDDHQMVIEGLKLLLQDEAQITVVGNAMCAEDGEEGIAQSNPDVVILDINMPGINGIDACKKFIKKWPELKILALTMHKESSLIKMMLGNGAKGYILKNAGKDELTQAIHTVSSGKMYLDDLTNEIVIKAMADGNKVKKSNGLFPKLSRREKEVLKLILDECTTQEIADKLFISFGTVETHRRNMLIKTGTRNTAGLVKIAMEFELYK from the coding sequence ATGATTAAAGTATTTATTGTCGACGACCATCAAATGGTTATAGAAGGGTTAAAACTGTTATTACAAGACGAAGCGCAAATTACTGTAGTTGGCAATGCAATGTGTGCAGAAGATGGAGAAGAAGGTATTGCACAATCGAACCCAGATGTGGTGATTTTAGATATTAATATGCCGGGTATAAATGGCATAGATGCCTGTAAAAAGTTTATTAAAAAATGGCCTGAGCTAAAAATACTTGCTTTAACCATGCATAAAGAAAGTAGCTTGATTAAGATGATGTTAGGGAATGGTGCTAAAGGATATATTTTAAAAAATGCTGGTAAAGATGAATTAACCCAAGCCATCCATACAGTAAGTAGTGGCAAAATGTATTTGGATGATCTAACCAACGAGATTGTAATTAAAGCAATGGCAGATGGTAATAAGGTAAAAAAGTCTAATGGTTTATTTCCTAAACTTTCGCGTAGAGAAAAAGAAGTGCTAAAGCTTATTTTAGATGAATGTACCACTCAGGAAATTGCAGATAAGCTCTTTATTAGCTTTGGAACTGTAGAAACCCATCGAAGAAATATGCTTATAAAAACTGGTACGCGTAACACAGCGGGTTTAGTAAAAATCGCCATGGAGTTTGAATTGTATAAGTAG
- a CDS encoding ABC transporter permease, protein MIKNYLLISLRNLLRHKSFSTINVLGLATGLACCLLILQYVHYELSYDKYNDKVDRIYRVRYDNWQNGRKTFECAAAVPAAGPALKNNFPEVQAFARLFPVSGVMQRKTPKGDLISFREEKLQIADPSVFKIFTLPLVRGDEDKVLEGANQVVISESAAKKYFKDTDPIGETITFWGTWDLEVTGVMKDVPDNSHIKFDFLISFSTILKQWGEDLETSWGWYDYNTYVLLDDQSKLNAVQEKWDDWLANERKAEWEKYNSKQAFILEPIADIHLYSNLLQESEPDEQGDGDMVYFLSLIAVFILIIAWVNYINLSTARAVDRANEVGVRKALGARRPQLMKQFMLESFILNGFASFIALLLVFISLPYFSDLTGRPLALSLTDQMWFWLTLLGLMVTGSLLSGIYPSLVLSSFQPVTVLKGKLRNTTRGILLRKGLVVFQFVASVLLIAGTMVVYQQINHMLNQDLGFNMEQTLVLRGPGVYEDSLYSNNFESFKNELLSEASISQVTSSSNVPGDEIFWTRGIKRLHGGPESYTTSYVVGMDYDYVDAYEIKVLAGRNFSRDFTSDREAAVIINKSASKVLEFESPEAAINEEVVFAGDTMKVVGVLDDYHQMSLKNIQQPMVFRLTPTNDSYYSIKVQTAGISSTLGRIQERWNQVFPGNPYEYFFLDEFFNRQYQSEQRFGRVFTIFSGLAIFIAGLGLFGLSSFTARQRTKEIGVRKVLGSSVKGIFVLLSGSFMKLVLVANLIAWPLCWLVMEQWLTLFPNRISISWWVFPLAGILVLLISIITVSYQTIRAATANPVDALKYE, encoded by the coding sequence ATGATAAAAAACTATTTACTAATCTCTCTTAGGAATCTGTTAAGGCATAAATCATTTTCAACAATTAATGTGTTGGGCTTAGCCACTGGTTTGGCTTGTTGTCTGTTAATTTTACAATATGTGCATTATGAGTTGTCTTATGATAAATACAACGATAAAGTTGATCGCATTTACCGCGTGCGATACGACAACTGGCAAAATGGCAGAAAAACCTTTGAATGTGCTGCTGCTGTGCCAGCAGCCGGACCAGCATTAAAAAATAACTTCCCAGAAGTTCAAGCGTTTGCGCGTCTGTTTCCGGTGAGTGGGGTAATGCAAAGAAAAACACCAAAAGGAGATTTAATTTCTTTTAGAGAAGAGAAGCTACAAATCGCCGATCCATCAGTATTTAAAATTTTTACTTTACCACTTGTAAGAGGCGATGAAGATAAAGTGTTAGAAGGAGCAAACCAAGTTGTAATTAGTGAATCTGCTGCCAAAAAATATTTCAAAGATACAGACCCCATTGGTGAAACTATTACTTTTTGGGGCACTTGGGATTTAGAAGTAACCGGAGTAATGAAAGATGTGCCAGATAACTCTCACATCAAATTCGATTTTTTAATCTCATTTTCTACAATTCTAAAACAATGGGGAGAAGATTTAGAAACCTCGTGGGGTTGGTATGATTACAATACTTATGTACTGCTAGACGATCAATCTAAACTAAATGCTGTACAAGAAAAATGGGACGATTGGTTAGCTAACGAAAGGAAAGCAGAATGGGAAAAATACAATAGCAAGCAAGCTTTTATTCTCGAGCCAATTGCAGATATACATCTATATTCTAATCTGTTGCAAGAGTCTGAACCAGACGAACAGGGCGACGGAGACATGGTTTATTTCCTTTCGTTGATAGCAGTATTTATTCTCATAATTGCGTGGGTAAATTATATCAACTTATCTACAGCTAGAGCTGTAGACAGAGCCAACGAGGTAGGGGTTAGAAAAGCACTAGGGGCGAGGCGACCTCAACTAATGAAACAGTTTATGTTGGAGTCTTTTATACTCAATGGCTTTGCATCCTTTATAGCACTTTTATTAGTCTTTATAAGTCTTCCATATTTTAGTGATCTCACAGGCAGACCATTAGCATTATCGCTTACAGATCAAATGTGGTTTTGGCTAACACTACTCGGATTAATGGTTACAGGAAGTTTGCTTTCTGGTATTTATCCTTCTTTGGTGCTTTCATCATTTCAACCTGTTACAGTGCTTAAAGGTAAGTTGAGAAATACAACCAGAGGTATACTGTTAAGAAAAGGTTTAGTTGTTTTTCAGTTTGTGGCTTCTGTTTTACTAATCGCTGGCACTATGGTGGTGTACCAACAGATTAACCATATGCTCAATCAAGATTTAGGGTTTAATATGGAGCAAACACTTGTACTAAGAGGACCTGGTGTTTACGAAGATTCTCTGTATTCTAATAACTTCGAAAGTTTTAAAAATGAACTGCTCAGCGAAGCTTCCATTAGCCAAGTAACATCTTCGTCTAATGTGCCGGGAGATGAAATTTTCTGGACGAGAGGTATTAAGCGCTTGCATGGTGGCCCTGAGTCTTATACAACTTCTTATGTTGTAGGAATGGATTACGACTATGTAGATGCCTATGAAATTAAAGTGCTTGCAGGGAGAAACTTTTCTAGAGATTTTACTAGCGACAGAGAAGCTGCTGTAATTATAAATAAGTCGGCAAGTAAAGTATTGGAGTTTGAATCGCCAGAAGCAGCAATTAACGAAGAAGTAGTTTTTGCCGGTGATACCATGAAAGTCGTTGGTGTGTTAGACGATTACCATCAAATGTCATTAAAAAATATACAACAGCCTATGGTGTTTAGGTTGACACCTACCAACGATTCTTATTACTCCATAAAAGTACAAACGGCTGGTATTTCTTCTACACTAGGTAGAATACAGGAAAGATGGAATCAGGTATTTCCGGGTAATCCATACGAATACTTTTTTCTAGATGAGTTTTTTAACAGGCAATATCAATCAGAACAAAGGTTTGGAAGGGTATTTACAATTTTTTCTGGATTAGCAATCTTTATAGCAGGACTAGGTTTGTTTGGGCTTTCATCTTTTACAGCCAGACAGCGCACTAAAGAAATAGGTGTAAGAAAGGTTTTGGGGTCTTCTGTAAAAGGGATTTTTGTGTTGTTATCTGGTAGTTTTATGAAACTAGTTTTAGTAGCTAACCTCATTGCATGGCCACTTTGTTGGTTGGTAATGGAGCAATGGCTTACATTATTTCCAAATAGAATTTCAATATCGTGGTGGGTGTTTCCATTAGCAGGTATTTTAGTATTGTTAATATCAATCATCACAGTGAGTTATCAGACTATAAGAGCAGCAACAGCCAACCCGGTAGATGCGCTTAAATATGAGTGA
- a CDS encoding outer membrane protein encodes MHQLKNIIALLLLISGFQSYGQTELTEKDKNIIQYDATIFINELEVLLNTLSSPTLSRFERDEIIKNSFSGSVNQIFQNAQVVIEDDINPENLYKTKEQDLAVERYLKDLDLFYSKSDSATIHFSNAMASPVKQKAYIYVEVYFKSRFTGSHTISSKPYKTTERVATIIATKKSDSWEMKIASIVYYNAKEHPFVEEARAEVLKKKEDENAKTNEENNSIKVIPTITVNEDAEKNNSLSNVQVAPFLGVASNIGLTIGAKGRYMFLENLGVQAGLNYFLPTKDDHANNISSEESGWELELNGVYTFNTTLPINFYAFAGLNLMRNRASFSFTEANTEETTTSIPDDKRSTSFGLNLGGGVDYPITEKIIPFAELKYFLGDQSVIGIGLRIKLD; translated from the coding sequence ATGCACCAACTTAAAAATATTATCGCTTTGCTATTGCTTATTAGTGGGTTTCAAAGCTATGGGCAAACCGAATTAACTGAGAAAGATAAAAACATCATTCAATATGATGCAACTATTTTTATTAATGAACTAGAAGTATTGCTCAATACTTTAAGCTCACCTACACTCAGCAGATTCGAAAGAGACGAAATTATCAAAAATAGTTTTTCGGGTTCTGTAAACCAGATTTTTCAAAATGCCCAAGTGGTGATTGAAGACGATATTAATCCTGAAAACTTATATAAAACTAAAGAGCAGGATTTAGCAGTTGAAAGATACCTGAAAGACCTCGATTTGTTTTACTCAAAGAGTGATTCTGCTACTATCCATTTTTCTAATGCAATGGCTTCACCAGTTAAGCAGAAAGCTTATATCTACGTAGAAGTTTATTTTAAAAGCAGGTTTACAGGTTCACATACAATCTCGAGCAAACCATATAAAACAACAGAAAGAGTAGCTACTATTATTGCCACGAAAAAAAGCGATAGCTGGGAAATGAAAATTGCCAGTATTGTTTATTACAATGCAAAAGAGCATCCATTTGTAGAAGAAGCAAGAGCAGAAGTGCTCAAGAAAAAAGAGGACGAAAATGCAAAAACTAATGAAGAGAATAATAGCATTAAGGTTATTCCTACAATTACAGTAAATGAAGATGCTGAAAAAAATAATTCTCTTTCAAATGTTCAAGTGGCTCCTTTCTTAGGGGTAGCTTCAAACATTGGATTAACTATTGGAGCAAAAGGGCGATATATGTTTTTAGAGAACTTAGGTGTGCAAGCTGGGTTAAATTATTTTTTGCCCACAAAAGATGATCATGCTAATAATATATCTTCCGAAGAGAGTGGTTGGGAGTTAGAATTAAATGGCGTTTATACATTTAACACTACTTTACCAATCAATTTTTATGCTTTTGCAGGTTTAAACCTAATGAGGAATAGAGCAAGTTTTAGCTTTACAGAAGCTAATACAGAAGAAACTACTACTTCAATTCCAGATGATAAAAGAAGTACTAGCTTTGGCCTAAATCTGGGTGGTGGAGTTGACTACCCAATTACTGAAAAGATTATTCCATTTGCTGAGCTTAAGTACTTTTTAGGAGATCAGTCTGTAATTGGTATCGGGCTTAGAATTAAGTTAGATTAG
- a CDS encoding Kelch repeat-containing protein gives MNYARLLIAILLLYSCNEKQEELIIDAQLGDVFYDEFKNEVLIEGDISAATLYSIEGSKVKVQDIDIEKFGHAIFESSTEEELPTSLENTLATTEYTTTSDKTFISTFESLSSNTTYYVRTYIETIDGGFNFSNEASFTPSNETKVNYWDSQSISFEGQARVNVVGFGLGDLAFVGTGYTASFFSSTNYKDFWQYNTGTGSWSEVNSVPENFSGRHQATAFSIENDAYIGLGISSSGYTTNLSSVSSLNDLWKFTPSSNSWSELTPYQGESTADLVVAVTNGKAYLGLGKKYDTDGNSELINEFYEFDPSSNSWSQKADFPYDLREGGVTFAIGNKVYYGFGRSEIEGPFIGEGYTYYSDFYEYDTESDSWAQLTDLSNELRRADAGGFSVADNGYIIGGYNTVSSTINEFNDLLKYDPVEDSWEEIAQYPGDARHSPAIAVLDDRVLVGTGSYRTSVYSSSSTPISSIYFYYPFLADN, from the coding sequence ATGAATTACGCCAGATTGCTTATCGCTATATTGCTATTATATTCCTGTAATGAGAAACAGGAAGAATTAATTATAGATGCTCAATTAGGAGATGTCTTTTATGATGAGTTTAAGAATGAAGTTTTGATTGAAGGAGATATTTCTGCAGCAACTCTTTATAGTATAGAAGGCTCCAAAGTGAAAGTACAAGATATAGATATCGAAAAGTTTGGCCATGCTATTTTCGAAAGTTCTACAGAAGAAGAACTTCCTACTTCGCTAGAAAATACGCTAGCCACTACAGAATATACAACAACCAGTGATAAAACTTTTATAAGCACTTTCGAAAGTCTCAGTAGTAATACAACCTATTATGTAAGAACATATATTGAGACAATAGATGGAGGCTTTAACTTTAGTAATGAAGCTTCTTTTACCCCAAGTAATGAAACCAAAGTAAACTATTGGGACAGTCAAAGTATATCTTTTGAAGGACAAGCAAGGGTAAATGTTGTGGGTTTTGGTCTTGGCGATTTGGCATTTGTAGGTACAGGTTACACAGCGAGTTTTTTTAGCAGTACCAATTACAAAGATTTTTGGCAATATAATACAGGAACAGGAAGCTGGTCTGAAGTAAATAGTGTTCCCGAAAACTTCTCAGGTAGACATCAGGCAACAGCATTTTCTATTGAAAACGACGCTTATATAGGTCTAGGAATTAGTTCTTCAGGTTATACGACAAATCTTAGCAGTGTAAGCAGTTTAAATGATTTATGGAAGTTTACACCATCGAGTAACAGTTGGTCTGAACTAACCCCTTACCAAGGAGAGTCTACTGCAGATTTAGTAGTAGCAGTTACAAATGGAAAAGCTTATTTGGGTTTAGGTAAAAAATATGATACTGATGGAAATTCAGAATTGATAAATGAATTTTACGAGTTTGATCCTAGTAGTAATTCATGGAGCCAAAAAGCAGATTTTCCATACGATTTGAGAGAAGGAGGAGTAACTTTTGCTATAGGGAATAAAGTATACTATGGTTTTGGAAGAAGTGAAATTGAGGGACCATTTATAGGTGAAGGATATACTTACTACTCCGATTTTTATGAATACGATACGGAAAGCGATTCTTGGGCGCAGCTTACAGATTTGTCTAATGAGCTAAGAAGAGCTGATGCAGGTGGATTTAGTGTAGCAGATAATGGATATATTATAGGAGGATATAATACAGTAAGCTCAACAATTAATGAGTTTAACGATTTACTTAAATATGATCCGGTTGAAGATAGTTGGGAAGAAATAGCACAATATCCGGGAGATGCCAGACATTCTCCAGCAATTGCCGTATTAGATGATAGAGTATTGGTGGGAACTGGGAGCTACAGAACTTCTGTTTATAGTTCTTCGTCTACTCCTATTTCATCAATCTATTTTTATTATCCTTTTTTAGCTGATAATTAA
- a CDS encoding tetratricopeptide repeat-containing sensor histidine kinase: protein MNRPNTIVLVVVFCALFFGNYKRIQAQDNIDSLKNVIANHPDDTSKIGLYHDLIKLLLKANKQSDMLKMAEEGLALSQKLEYPHGIIKMTLSNALALDISGNPDKAIALYNKGLKLAKKENDKALEARFYLDMGVSYYFAGDLDLSLKHYLLAYDLSEHLGKSYLSRLLNNIGVVYRIQEKYDRAVEIYAKSYELKQGLKDSLGMATSLMNIGLVYYRMEEKQDKAIDYIEQSKQLYRELNRPDEVASCNTSLAVVYLDQDNIPKAKEELKKAWAFYEENVSEEYSAATLSQLADIATKENDYVLAEDYLVKALELVTRFGQKKNQKEILYALGDIKNHLGKEEEAYSFLKRAYALNDTLNESARLEAMEEMQAKFDVKEKENELEISELKLSERTLERDIFLLGAAAFAIFAFTMFFFLRNRIRSNKKIALQTEKIQSQTIIELQQQNKLLALNSMIEGQEAERLRIAKDLHDSLGGLLSTVKAHFTSIRDEVKELETLTITEKTNDLIDVACVEVRRISHNMIPHALSISGLPSALEDIAESLVTEGYKVDLDILDFPDNINVTKQAMIYRLVQEAISNIRKYALAKTIFIQLFNTGKGLGLIIEDDGIGFDYEKAIASGGLGLQSINSRVEFLDGEIDWDTSPERGTTITITIANL, encoded by the coding sequence GTGAATAGACCTAATACTATTGTATTAGTAGTAGTTTTTTGCGCTTTGTTCTTTGGTAATTATAAAAGAATACAGGCCCAGGATAACATCGATAGCCTTAAAAATGTAATTGCCAATCATCCAGATGATACAAGTAAGATCGGGCTGTACCATGACTTAATAAAATTACTACTAAAAGCTAACAAGCAATCAGACATGCTGAAGATGGCTGAGGAGGGTTTGGCATTGTCCCAAAAATTAGAATATCCTCATGGCATCATCAAAATGACCTTGTCCAACGCCTTAGCATTGGATATTTCAGGTAACCCCGACAAGGCAATTGCACTCTATAATAAAGGATTAAAACTTGCCAAAAAAGAAAATGATAAAGCACTTGAGGCAAGGTTCTATCTAGATATGGGTGTAAGCTACTATTTTGCAGGTGATTTAGATTTGTCGCTTAAACACTACCTCCTCGCATATGACCTCAGCGAACACCTCGGGAAAAGTTACCTTTCAAGACTCCTTAATAATATAGGAGTTGTTTACAGAATACAAGAGAAGTATGATCGAGCAGTAGAGATATACGCTAAATCTTATGAACTAAAACAAGGGCTCAAAGACAGTCTCGGAATGGCTACTAGTCTGATGAATATTGGTTTGGTTTACTATAGGATGGAAGAAAAGCAAGATAAGGCGATCGACTATATCGAGCAAAGTAAGCAACTGTATAGAGAATTGAATCGACCAGACGAAGTAGCAAGTTGTAACACCTCCTTGGCGGTTGTTTATCTAGATCAAGATAATATTCCCAAAGCAAAAGAAGAGCTTAAAAAGGCATGGGCTTTTTATGAAGAAAATGTGAGTGAAGAGTATTCTGCAGCCACTTTAAGCCAGTTAGCTGATATTGCCACAAAAGAAAATGACTATGTCTTAGCGGAAGACTATCTCGTAAAAGCTTTAGAGTTAGTTACAAGGTTTGGGCAAAAAAAGAATCAGAAAGAAATTTTATATGCTTTAGGTGATATTAAAAATCACCTAGGTAAAGAAGAGGAGGCTTACAGTTTTTTAAAAAGAGCATATGCCTTAAATGATACATTAAATGAATCTGCCCGCCTCGAAGCGATGGAAGAAATGCAGGCTAAGTTTGATGTTAAAGAAAAGGAAAATGAATTAGAAATTAGTGAACTTAAATTGAGTGAGCGAACACTCGAAAGAGACATATTTTTATTAGGAGCAGCAGCCTTCGCAATTTTTGCGTTCACCATGTTCTTTTTTCTTAGAAATAGGATTCGATCTAATAAAAAGATAGCATTACAGACAGAAAAGATACAATCGCAAACCATAATAGAATTGCAACAACAAAACAAGCTTTTAGCACTCAATAGCATGATTGAAGGGCAAGAAGCAGAACGTTTGCGAATAGCCAAAGATCTACACGACAGTTTAGGAGGTTTGCTAAGCACAGTAAAGGCACATTTTACAAGTATTCGGGATGAGGTAAAAGAGCTTGAAACACTCACCATTACAGAGAAAACCAACGATTTAATAGATGTAGCCTGTGTGGAAGTAAGGCGTATTTCTCATAATATGATTCCCCATGCGCTTTCAATTTCTGGTCTTCCAAGTGCATTGGAAGATATTGCAGAAAGTCTTGTAACAGAAGGCTATAAGGTTGATCTGGATATTTTAGATTTTCCAGATAACATCAATGTGACCAAGCAAGCCATGATTTACCGCTTGGTACAAGAAGCTATTTCTAACATAAGAAAGTATGCACTGGCAAAAACAATCTTTATCCAACTGTTTAACACAGGCAAAGGTTTAGGGCTAATTATTGAAGACGATGGTATCGGCTTCGATTACGAAAAGGCCATTGCATCAGGAGGATTAGGTTTACAAAGTATTAATAGTCGAGTGGAGTTTTTAGATGGAGAAATAGACTGGGATACAAGCCCAGAAAGAGGAACAACTATCACCATTACCATTGCAAATTTATGA